In the Telopea speciosissima isolate NSW1024214 ecotype Mountain lineage chromosome 2, Tspe_v1, whole genome shotgun sequence genome, one interval contains:
- the LOC122652961 gene encoding uncharacterized protein LOC122652961, with protein sequence MEPTTGKSSPLKNILVRMLLFAVAVLLLRFAYVVTVTGGSCNSGDFCFFSVPENLNIAGGLLRIDASAVVVDTVGSSSSSTLRDLWTSKEWRKGVDFYSSVFQDLITEGYLLPNSKSLCIETPTGQDVFSLKEIGVHDAVGISKKKSPPLVVSGQAVRQPFNDNTFDFEFAGVGALEESVRPLEFASEVARTLKPEGFLVVHTASANDVYSFNSFLALFNCCRLVRSRDIGGMDSSLPSIREIVLKKETEILRHGEKMLDGSSVNKCSVPGYKQELVRKAEPLITKEPLKPWITLKRNIKNIKYVPSMADISFKPRYVYIDVGARSYGSSIGSWFKKQYPKQNKTFEIYAIEADKTFHEEYQKKKGINLLPYAAWVRNETLFFEINRDPGEKAEAKAKGRGMGRIQPVQSSINFVGDVDKIRGFDFASWLKNTVTKNDFVVMKMDVEGTEFDLIPRLFETGAICLIDEIFLECHYNRWQKCCPGERSPKYQKSYDQCLELFSSLRERGVLVHQWW encoded by the coding sequence ATGGAGCCTACGACTGGGAAATCAAGCCCCTTGAAAAACATACTTGTTAGAATGCTTTTGTTTGCCGTTGCTGTTCTCCTTCTTCGATTTGCTTACGTTGTCACGGTTACGGGTGGTTCTTGCAATTCCGGcgatttctgtttcttttccgTTCCTGAAAATCTCAACATCGCCGGTGGGTTACTTCGAATCGACGCCTCCGCGGTTGTTGTCGACACCGTCGGGTCTTCTTCCAGTTCTACTCTTCGCGATCTCTGGACCAGCAAAGAGTGGCGTAAGGGCGTCGATTTTTATTCCTCTGTGTTTCAAGATCTGATAACTGAAGGTTACCTCTTACCCAATTCTAAATCGTTATGCATCGAAACCCCAACCGGACAAGACGTATTCTCTCTGAAGGAGATCGGTGTTCACGATGCCGTCGGAATTTCCAAGAAGAAGTCTCCTCCACTGGTGGTTTCCGGTCAGGCCGTGCGTCAGCCATTCAACGATAATACTTTCGATTTCGAATTTGCAGGGGTGGGTGCCCTTGAGGAATCCGTCCGGCCTCTTGAGTTCGCTTCTGAGGTTGCCAGGACACTTAAGCCCGAAGGGTTTTTGGTCGTCCACACAGCTTCGGCTAACGATGTGTACAGTTTCAATTCTTTTCTTGCTTTATTCAATTGTTGTAGATTGGTTCGTTCGCGTGATATCGGCGGCATGGATTCTTCGTTGCCGTCCATTCGGGAGATTGTTCTGAAGAAAGAGACTGAGATTCTTCGTCATGGGGAGAAGATGCTCGATGGTAGTTCTGTTAATAAGTGCTCTGTTCCTGGGTATAAGCAAGAACTGGTCAGGAAAGCAGAACCTCTGATAACAAAAGAGCCGTTGAAGCCATGGATTACATTGAAGAGGAATATAAAGAACATAAAGTATGTTCCATCCATGGCAGATATAAGCTTCAAGCCGAGGTATGTATATATTGATGTTGGTGCTCGAAGCTATGGATCGAGCATCGGAAGCTGGTTCAAGAAGCAATATCCGAAACAAAACAAAACGTTTGAAATCTATGCCATTGAAGCTGATAAAACTTTCCATGAAGAGTACCAGAAAAAGAAAGGTATCAATCTCTTGCCTTACGCGGCTTGGGTGAGAAACGAAacattattttttgaaattaatCGAGATCCTGGGGAGAAAGCTGAAGCCAAAGCCAAAGGCAGAGGAATGGGTCGGATTCAACCTGTTCAATCATCGATCAATTTCGTCGGCGATGTGGACAAGATTCGGGGATTCGATTTTGCCAGTTGGTTGAAGAACACAGTCACGAAGAACGATTTTGTGGTGATGAAGATGGATGTCGAAGGAACAGAGTTTgatttgattccaaggttgttTGAGACCGGAGCCATTTGTTTGATTGATGAGATCTTCCTTGAATGTCACTACAATAGATGGCAGAAATGCTGCCCGGGTGAGAGATCGCCCAAATATCAAAAGTCTTATGATCAATGCTTGGAGCTGTTTTCATCTCTCAGAGAGAGGGGAGTTCTTGTTCATCAATGGTGGTGA